A single genomic interval of Pomacea canaliculata isolate SZHN2017 linkage group LG5, ASM307304v1, whole genome shotgun sequence harbors:
- the LOC112563619 gene encoding F-box only protein 41-like isoform X2: MLSCMVYRAGQRQAGETLDEYNRRTKACLEPGLEELLKVSQDSLTTVSIVACSNILTDKCLWLVSGYCRLLERLTYISDTHPLTAEVMWALGGGCPSITSLMVPPLHTGTLKQGLTNRCLLLMAQFYPDLLQLGIGGHALDATGLVPLVQSCQRLQFLSLNHIKELKDDTVAAMCKAGLRQLQRLELNCIPLKAEAIRNFYNSCRHLKELRVTVSIHDYWEDARKKKNREDYKKILASLEELKSQAGLGNILRLQAASVD; this comes from the exons ATGCTGAGTTGCATG GTCTACCGAGCTGGTCAGAGGCAAGCAGGGGAAACATTAGATGAATACAACCGCAGGACAAA GGCTTGTCTAGAGCCTGGTCTGGAGGAGCTGTTGAAGGTGTCTCAGGACTCCTTAACTACTGTCTCAATTGTAGCATGCAGCAATATCCTGACAGACAA ATGTTTATGGCTTGTTAGTGGatattgtcgtctgctggagCGGCTGACCTACATAAGTGACACACATCCACTTACTGCAGAGGTCATGTGGGCACTAGGTGGAGGGTGTCCGAGCATTACTTCTCTCATGGTTCCACCTTTACACACTgg CACACTTAAGCAGGGCTTGACCAATCGTTGCCTGCTGTTGATGGCACAGTTTTATCCAGATTTGCTTCAGCTGGGTATTGGAGGACATGCCTTAGATGCCACAGGCCTAGTACCTTTGG TTCAGTCATGCCAGCGCCTTCAGTTCCTGAGCCTGAACCACATTAAGGAGCTTAAGGATGACACGGTTGCAGCCATGTGCAAAGCAGGTCTGAGGCAGCTACAGAGGTTGGAGCTGAACTGCATTCCCCTCAAGGCAGAAGCTATCAGGAACTTCTACA ACTCATGCCGTCATCTGAAAGAACTCAGAGTGACAGTTAGCATACATGACTATTGGGAAGATGCACGCAAGAAGAAAAATAGGGAAGACTACAAGAAGATACTGGCAAGCTTAGAG GAGCTGAAATCTCAGGCTGGCCTGGGCAACATTCTACGTCTCCAAGCAGCCTCTGTGGATTAG